Genomic DNA from Pungitius pungitius chromosome 12, fPunPun2.1, whole genome shotgun sequence:
CGGACCAATCAGAGGCTTCATGGATGCATCTTCTGTATAGATCAGAGACAGtatagagacagtgtgtgggacactgtgtgggacagtgtgtgggacagtgtgtgggacagtatagagacagtgtgtgggacactgtgtgggacagtgtgtgggacactatgtgagacagtgtgtgggatactatgtgagacagtgtgtgagacagtgtgtgggacagtgtgtgggacattgtgagacagtgtgtgggacagtgtgtgggacagtgtgtgggacattgtgagacagtgtgtgggacagtgtgtgggacagtgtgtgggacattttgagacagtgtgtgggacactatgtgagacagtgtgtgagacagtgtgtgggacagtgtgtgggacagtgtgtgggacagtatagagacagtgtgtgggacagtgtgtgggacactatgtgagacagtgtgtgggacagtgtgtgggacagtctgtgggacactatgtgagacagtgtgtgggacagtctgtgggacagtctgtgggacactatgtgagacagtgtgtgggacagtctgtgggacactatgtgagacagtctgtgggacagtgtgtgggacactatgtgagacagtgtgtgggacagtgtgagacagtgtgtgggacagtgtgtgggacagtgtgtgggacagtgtgtgagacattgtgagacagtgtgtgggacagtgtgtgagacagtgtgtgggacagtgtgtgggacagtatagagacagtctgtgagacagtgtgtgggacagtgtgtgagacattgtgagacagtgtgtgggacagtgtgtgagacagtgtgtgggacagtgtgtgagacattgtgagacagtgtgtgggacagtgtgtgagacactatgtgagacagtctgtgggacagtgtgtgggacagtgtgtgggacactatgtgagacagtgtgagacagtgtgtgggacagtgtgtgggacagtctgtgagacagtgtgtgggacagtgtgtgagacagtatagagacagtgtgtgggacagtgtgtgagacagtgtgtgggacagtcaGTGGGAcactatgtgagacagtgtgtgggacagtctgtgggacactatgtgagacagtgtgtgggacagtctgtgggacactatgtgagacagtctgtgggacagtgtgtgggacagtgtgtgggacactatgtgagacagtgtgtgggacagtgtgagacagtgtgtgggacagtgtgtgggacagtctgtgggacagtgtgtgggacagtgtgtgagacattgtgagacagtgtgtgggacagtgtgtgagacagtgtgtgggacagtgtgggggacagtgtgtgggacagtatagagacagtctgtgagacagtgtgtgggacagtctgtgggacactatgtgagacagtctgtgggacagtgtgtgggacagtgtgtgggacactatgtgagacagtgtgtgggacagtgtgagacagtgtgtgggacagtctgtgggacagtgtgtgggacagtgtgtgagacattgtgagacagtgtgtgggacagtgtgtgagacagtgtgtgggacagtgtgggggacagtgtgtgggacagtatagagacagtctgtgagacagtgtgtgagacattgtgagacagtgtgtgggacagtgtgtgagacagtgtgtgggacagtgtgtgagacattgtgagacagtgtgtgggacagtgtgtgagacactatgtgagacagtctgtgggacagtgtgtgggacagtgtgtgggacactatgtgagacagtgtgtgggacagtgtgagacagtgtgtgggacagtgtgtgggacagtctgtgagacagtgtgtgggacagtgtgtgagacagtatagagacagtgtgtgggacagtgtgtgagacagtgtgtgggacagtcaGTGGGAcactatgtgagacagtgtgtgagacagtcagtgggacagtgtgtgagacagtgtgtgagacagtcagtgggacagtgtgtgggacagtgtgtgagacagtgtgtgggacagtatagagacagtgtgtgggacagtgtgtgggacagtatagagacagtgtgtgggacactgtgtgggacagtgtgagggacactGTGTGGGACAGtatagagacagtgtgtgggacagtggacCCTCGGCTGCAGCGTGTGGTCTTCATCACGTAACGTTACGGCTCCAGAAGgtcttcttgtaaataaatgcttccTGTCTTCATCGTCTATggcgctcgtacaggaagtgatgtcataacgggtctttgtgatgtcatagaTCTGTCTCCCTATAAAAGGTTAATCTAACTGAtgtcgctccttcatcaatgaggaagagtgTGGTGAACTAATCCAGCAGCTCAGATGAACCTGCGAGCCAAGACAttggcgggggggaggagccacAGAAACGTGACGCAGCGtctcatcaatcaatcaatcactcAGCGACATTAGTCAATGATTCcatttaatatatattgaatTAAATCAATGTTTACATTAAACATCTATAATTGGATGAACAATATTCTCAGAAAAAGTTAAAGTCATGAGGAAAAAGACACTTCTGCACGAGGTCAACAACGCAATTAGAAATTAAAACCAATACAAAAACTTTTTGAAGTTAAAACATGAAACCAAATAGAATCAAcccccaaaaatatattttttgactCATTAAATAATGATTACATGTTATTGGTGAATAATGTCACGGGTGACGTCATAGAGATTTGAAACGAAAAGTTTAAGTGAAGGTTTCAAAGTATATCTGGTGTTTTATCAGGTCAGGTGACAGgtgtcagtgggcggggctacatgtAACTCGTGCCATCTGCTCTCCGCTGATAGGGCTCTCTCACAGCGGCAGCTTTCTGAGCAGAAACCACTTCTAcccaagaagaaggaggagaacaaGAAGAACACTTGAAGAAGTCTTCACATTGAACTGTACGAGGACCTGGATGGACCAGAACTCTGAGAAACCACTTCCACTGGTCCCTGTTGTGTTTTACTGGTTCAGTGACTGCTGACAGAGTGAGTGAATgcaatatcattttattttttaatttattggttATTGTGTGCTCAACaaaaaacatctgtaaacatTGACACGTTACAATGCGTGCACAGAGAAAATGAGTTAAAATAAAGTAGTCTTAAGACATTCAGCACACTCAAAACCAACAAAATGTTGGCTTTTTTATACTAAAAATATTGTAACATCATATAATGTCATGTGATTTATGATATAATATATTGCCAAATAATATGCTGTATCATATAATAATATACAAGATTAAATATAATATCATATTATCATAGAataaaatataacataatacaaaataatgtgATGTAATATATGACATAATATCATggcataatataatataatcaaGTACAATATTATATCATACAATATTGCATgaaataatataatacaatatcaCATAATACATATTACACACCCAAACTCTCATTCTGTGCTCAGCACCTGAGGGGGAAACGATGGGGTCTGGTACAGTGGGGGGTCTAGATGGACCCGACCTGGGCAGCAGATGCAGCCTCTGGGGAGAGCTCCTCCTTAGACTGCCTGGAGACTTATCAGTTGGATGTGGTGGGACTTACCTCTATGCACAGCTCCATCGTCCTGCTGGGAGACTTCAATGCAGACGTGGACGATGAGGGAGACACCTGGAGAGGCTCCATCGGGAGGAGTGGCTCCTCTGACCTGAATCCGATCCCGTCATAGATCGTCCATAACGAACACCACCTTCGATCATGAGGATATTCAAGTGTACGTCAGGGTGCCCAAAAAGTTGATCCCGATCAACCGGTTGATTGCATAGGCAGTGCCAGGAGATCATCTGCCATTGACAAAAAATTCACGTCATgcaagctaatgctaatgcttaTTAACTACCCTTGCTTACTAACTGACGCATTCACTTtcattgaaaagcaaaaaatatgCTGGTAACGGTTCTGACCGATGATGGCTGTTGGTTTTTTATATCGACTTACTTTGCCCTGACGGTATGCAGTGCTGTTGTTCCATTGGGTTACAGCTACTACCCTTTTCCCCGACTACAGTACCCAGTTTAGGGTTAGGTACTGTCATTTGAAAAGTACCTTGCACGCTggaaaagtgtgggcacccctggtGTACATGGTACCAGAGCAACCTAGACCAGAGATCCATCATCTGAATCCACCTTCGCCCTCATCTGGAGGCTGAGAAAGGATCATCGTCAATTTCCCTTGTGGAAgtcactgaggtagtcaaaGACTCTGCAAGAGGTGCTGCAACATTGCGTGGAAGTCTTGAACAGTGCCACCCTGGAGTGGTGGTACCTCTCTTTAAAAAGTGTGTGGCAATTACAGGGGTATTACACTACTTTGCCTCCATGGTGAAGAGTACTCCAAGGTGTTGGAAAGGAGGATTCGTCCGATTATCAAATCAcggattgaaaagaaaaaattagGATTTACTCTTGCGAGGATCTTGGAGGGCGCCTGTGTTTGGTCTACACTGTGTTTTGCGGACCTGGAGAAGGCGTATGACTGCGTCCCTCTAGAGATACTGTAGGAGGTGCAGCGGCAGTACGGGGTGAGGAGGTCCTTTcttggggccatccaatccctgtacgCCCAAAGTGAGATGGGTCCAGGAATGTGTCCATACCCTGAGTTACGGTATTCCACTCTCTTTACTGCACCCTTTGtaacgaaaagagagctgagccatAAGGGGAGACCCAGGAGAGCTTTTATCTCCACACTGGCCTGGAAACGCCTTGAGCGCCCCGTCAAAGTTGGTAGATGTGGCCCAGGAATCGGAAGTTTAGGGCCCCCTGCTGGGGCTGTTAACCCCcccgacccgaccccggattaaagatgagatgagagacaGTACTGTATTATTTGATGTCACACAATGTAATAtgatatatgatatattattattctattatatatatttcatgcaGTTTTGCAGAGTTTTCATCTTTAGGAAACAAAATATCTCATTCATTGTCAAAACGCCGCAAATAAAACGATTAATACAAACAGGAACAAAAAATCATCAGACAGACATAAAACacttaaaataagaaaatgtctttgtgttACAGTTTAATTAAATCCTATGGTGGCTCCTCCCACTTCTCTGACCtcaagaggaggaaaaagacaacCGAACCAAGAAAAGACCTGAAGTGGAAGAAGAAGTccacctcttctcctcctttctcctgttaccatgacaacctcAAAGGACAACCTTCCGGCAAATCAGGACATCTACTCAGACTCAGGGGAGGAGACGTCAGTCACGTTGTCAGACAACAATGAGGGGTTACCGTGGCAACCAaacgagaaggaggagcgtgACGAAGAGGAGACAGTGGCAGTGGCATCGTCTCCGGACGGACGATTCCTGAAGTTCAACATCGAGATCGGACGAGGATCCTTCAAGGCGGTCTATAAAGGACTCGATACTGAGACAACCGTGGAGGTTGCTTGGTGTGAGCTGCAGGTAACAGTACGTAgcactacagacacacactaaacacagcCGTTCACAACAGTACGCACACTATACACAACAGGACACAACAGCAGACAGCTCTGCCCTCTGATGTCGCTTCTGGTTGCAAGAAAAGAAGATGGCGCTAATCAAAAGTCAGAAACAAGGTTGACATCAGATAACAAAACGATTACAGCATTACAACTTTAGCACTAACAACAAAGCTAACCAAAGAGGTAACATATGTTAcagtgtgcaagtgtgtgtttgcatgtcagCATGTGTTAGTTCGTGTTAGAATGTGTGTATGAGCGAGATACAACGGTGACTCAGCGTTTTTTGTACCATGAACATGGTCTTATTTCATATTGGCCAGACGGCAGCTGGTTGATGTAGATaacagctctcacacacacacacacacacacacacacagacgctaaCACACAAACTTAATGAGGTGTTTATGGTTCTTCCCTCAAATGTTCATGTAAAAAAAGTTTCTGCTGATGTGTTGATGCATCGTTTATATggtgacattttatttaatgataaATAAGAAAAGTTTTCCATTTAACTTTTGTTCAATTTGACTCATTATTGATCTTCAGACTCATCGTCTCTCCAAGTTGGAGCGTCAGAGGTtcacggaggaggtggagatgctGAAGGCTCTGCAGCACCCCAACATCGTCCGCTTCTTCGACTCCTGGAAGTCAACACTGAGGGGCCACAAGTGCACCATCCTGGTGACCGAGCTCATGACCTCCGGGACCCTGAAGACGTGAGACCACTACAGAGACACTCATTCTTGTCCCTGAATGCTGCACATCATTGTAGTCCCTGAACACCTCACTGGAGGAGCTTACCTGTGTTTCTAAACCGCTTCAGGTACCTGCGGCGGTTTCGTCAGATGAAGCTGAAGCTGCTAAAGCGTTGGAGCTTCCAGATCCTTAAGGGGCTTCAGTTCCTACACTCCCGCTGCCCTCCTATCCTGCACCGAGATCTGAAATGTGACAACGTCTTTATCACCGGACCCAGCGCATCAGTGAAGATCGGAGACCTGGGCCTCGCCACGCTGAAAAAGGCCTCGTTCGCCAAGAGCGTGATCGGTGAGAAAGCAACGTAAGACAGGCCAGCGTGGTGAGCGGTTTGTTTACTGTCACTGTTGGGGTGTGTTCAGGGACCCCGGAGTTCATGGCTCCAGAGATGTACGAGGAGAAGTACGACGAGGGCGTGGACGTCTACGCTTTCGGCATGTGCATCCTGGAGATGGCCACGTCCGAGTACCCGTACTCCGAGTGTCAAAACGCTGCCCAGATCTACCGCAAAGTCACCAACGTGAGGCTCCGTCCACCTGAGTGCAGTCCACTTTATGTCTCTGGACACACGCTGGTCCCTGAACTTTAGTCCACAAACCCCTGCAGCATTTTGGTCCCTGAACGTTCCCTGGCACAATTCAACGTCAGGCTGCACCCACACCTGATTGccatccacttcctgtttctggtCATATGctccacatttgtttttctcgtAGGGAATCAAACCAGACAGTTTCCTCAAGGTCTCAGTCCCGGAGCTCAAGGAGATCATAGAAGGCTGCATTCGTACCAACAGCAGCGAGAGGTAAGGGGTCACCTGTGAACACCTGTAAacattgaaatatttattaAGTTCAGGATCGATGTGCGAGGTGTGGGTGCACAAATCAAGACGAGAAGCAGTGTTTTCTAACTCAAAGATTTGTATTTAGCTTCTGGATAAACTTTCCAGCACAACACAGATTACTTCTGGTTTGGTGTCTCTAACATCTGTCACAGGGTGGTGGTGCAGGAAGTCAGGACTCAAGCACAGAGTTTCAGGCAAAAAGTATTCTTTAATAAAGTGGTAAAACGCCAACAGGGACAGACACCCACAACATGTAATGATGCGACACGAGacagagactgacagggcttaaatccacatggggggggtgcaggtgattggacacaagtggaaacaatcatggacactgcagaccatcaccggggaagacaggacaaggcagaaagtgaagttaacccagggacacaagagacatgagactacaaaataaaaccctgaCAACATCTTACATCaactctttctctttcattagtatttaaaaatgacaaaaaccaGTCACACTCCTTGTTAGCTTCCTCctgtccttttttattgttattctaAAGCACTCTCTGTGTATCTCAGTTATTCATGTTCATATAAGGTCAAAGGGGTCAAATTGTTGCTTATGTGTagctttaatttgttttgtgtgtgtgtgtgtgtgtgtacaatgaCACATGAATAGTTGAACTTTCTTACGCCAGCTGTTGATTTCCTGGTCTTCCGGCTGCAGGTTCACGGTCCAGGACCTTCTGGACCACCGGTTCTTCCAGGAACAGCTGGGGGTCCATGTGGAGCTGGCCGAGGAGGACAAAGGCTCGAAGGCGGCTCTGAAGCTCTGGCTCAAGATGGACAACAACAAGAAGCTCCACGGGAAGTACAAGGACAACAACGCCATCGAGTTCCTGTTCGAGCTGTACAAAGACATCCCGGAGGAGGTTGCCCAGGAGATGGTAGCCCCACCCACCTGAACGTGTCGATGACATCCCCCCCGGGTGAGGTGGTCTCACCCTTCCCTCACTGTCTCTCAGGTGGTGCTGGGGTTCTTGTGTGAGGCCGACTACATGCCGGTTGCCAAGGCGATCAGACACCGGGTGACGGCCGTGAAGCGGGAGCGAGAAAAACAAAGGCGACTGCTGGAGGACACTTTAAAGAAGGAAGCCGAGGAGTCCGACCCCTCCCCCTGGGTACCAAAACCGGCCAATCACAGCTTAACATCTGGCACCAGCTCGGCCAATCAAGTACATCCAAAGATGATTACATGGAAACGTgacaaataatcattttaagAGTTGACAATTACTTTTTAGCACTTTTGAAGAGAATTAACAAAACTTAACAGTTAAATAGTTTATTTGGGCTCATACAACTGTAATGAACTAGCTGACGTGTTACTACAATACCTCAAACATAGTTTTTCTTGATATGTGAGACTTCACTGATTCCATGAAGATCATTTTTTATGAAGATATTAATTCAACAAAAGAAgtagttttctgttttctgtctttAACAACTAGCTGGTTAAAAATATTTAAGATCTTTACGTTTAAAACTTGCAGCAGGACTCCTCAGCAAGCAGAGAGGATTCTGGGATCAGCAGCAGGACAGAAGGAGATGGAAACACTACATGTCAGGGTTACTAATATCGTATCGTATCAATATCTCAGCTGTGGTTGTAATTATATTGACTTTTTCATTTGATCAAAAtcatttcatttgtattcatgttcCTTGTCGGCAGCGGACTTTGAGATGGACGGAGGCTTCACCTACACAGGTGTGCCAGGGAAGGTCGAAGCCGCGCCCCCCCACTCTGTACCCGCCCCTGCACCACTGCCTCAAGAAACCATTCAACATCAGGCTCCTCCCCCTATCATCCGGCCTCCGCCCAAAGCTCCGCCTCTTCCCGTGCTGCGTTTCCCCAAGGTGGGTTGTGGGCGTGGCTGAAGTTGGGAAAAGACTGCGCTAAACTAAAGACAGACGCTTTTAACATTGAAAGCAATGgagtaatgaataaaaaaatggagTAGTAATTAGCCATATTTTATAGTTATAAATTATTCTAGACCAATCAGATTAGGAAGTGACTATTGTCTTCTCCAGAGCATTGCCGTGTCCCACAATGCTGAGCGACAGCCATCTGAGTCCGTTTGTGGCTTTTCTTCACCTATTGAGAGGTGACGCACACATTTACCTCGTAAACATTTAGTCCTCTTAAACATTTATTCCATAAATATCCACCTTTTAAACATCTAGTTCTCTCTAAAGACGTCTTGTGTGTCTCTTCACTTCCGGTTTGCAGCAACGCCTCCGACTTGACCTCGGGTTTGAGTGACGGCAATGAGGGCCAATCAGAGAGGGGCAACCAGGAAGTTGGAAGACAGGCGGCCACGAAGCAGCTGAGCCGGCGAGCGAAGGCTCGCCTCAGAATCACCGGGGTGacgtgacatcacacacacacgtgcaacgATAAGGTGTGCACTCACGTTTACACGTTTAAACGACGctgtggtgcgttcaggtaACCGACATGGCGGACCGCGTGGTGGAGTGTCAGCTGCAAACCCACAACAGCAAGATGGTGACCTTCAAGTTTGACTTGGACGGAGACAACCCGGAGGACATCGCCTCGGTGATGGTGAGcggcagcagccaatcagagcgcagcGCAAAGACTCACCTCGCGGCGGCaaaaaaagacttttctttatataataataatagtaataatgtaCATttcttgcttctttttttcttttgcgcATAAATCATTTGTAATCAAGGTCTTTATGTATCTgacatattaataatatatttttcagtATTTGTGACTTTTATCGATGAAAGGTTTTCGTTCAGTTAGAGATGAAACCTGATGTGTGTCGATCAGGAATAACGAAGCTACCGTAATAACGACTGTGTTCAGATCCACAGAGACTTCATCGTGCCGTTAGAACGGGAAGGGTTCATCCGCCGCATGTACGACATCATCAGGAGGGCGGAGTCTATGATGCTTCGACAGCAGCTGGCCGACAGCGCCGGGTCGCCCCAcctttccgccccccccacgcTTAACGACTCACCTGTAGGCGAGCTCGGATTCAGAGAGATGGAACAATCCCAATGATTGATCCTTTCATCACGGTGTTGTTGTCTCCTGTGGTGTCTCTACAGAGCATGGCGCCAACACGCGGCCTCGCCAGGAGCCCGTCATCACTTCCTGGTAACAAACGATGGTTCAGAGAGAACAGGAAGTAGAATCCATTGAGTCAGAACATTTAATAAGGATCACTATGATATTAAAAGGATTCAAAATATGTTTGATATGATGATATGTTTCTAGTATAAACTCAATGCAAGTGAGTTAATTAACTGAACGACTTTGATAACGTTTCGGTTAGTTCATTATTTTTCACTGAGCTCAACAGGAGcttaaaacaataacaaataaaagcaaagtaaAGTCACATCTTATAATACTAATATCTTGACTTCTAGTCTTCTAAATAAAAGGAATTCaacttgaaaaaacattttttccgtCAAACTTTGCAGATCCAGACTCCTCCCCCTCAAAGGGAGACTTTTACATTGCTGGTGAGGCCACACCCCCCCTCAGAGCGCTGAGGTCCCCGTCCTTTCACACCTCCTCAGGTACGTCCTCGTCAGGGCTGGACATTAACGTTGATCTCCAGCCGCTGTGGCTCGTGGTGATTAGACACTCAGCAATTTCATTGGCcacaatttttgttgtttggaaattcacttt
This window encodes:
- the LOC119220827 gene encoding serine/threonine-protein kinase WNK4-like isoform X1, with amino-acid sequence MTTSKDNLPANQDIYSDSGEETSVTLSDNNEGLPWQPNEKEERDEEETVAVASSPDGRFLKFNIEIGRGSFKAVYKGLDTETTVEVAWCELQVTTHRLSKLERQRFTEEVEMLKALQHPNIVRFFDSWKSTLRGHKCTILVTELMTSGTLKTYLRRFRQMKLKLLKRWSFQILKGLQFLHSRCPPILHRDLKCDNVFITGPSASVKIGDLGLATLKKASFAKSVIGTPEFMAPEMYEEKYDEGVDVYAFGMCILEMATSEYPYSECQNAAQIYRKVTNGIKPDSFLKVSVPELKEIIEGCIRTNSSERFTVQDLLDHRFFQEQLGVHVELAEEDKGSKAALKLWLKMDNNKKLHGKYKDNNAIEFLFELYKDIPEEVAQEMVVLGFLCEADYMPVAKAIRHRVTAVKREREKQRRLLEDTLKKEAEESDPSPWQDSSASREDSGISSRTEGDGNTTSDFEMDGGFTYTGVPGKVEAAPPHSVPAPAPLPQETIQHQAPPPIIRPPPKAPPLPVLRFPKSIAVSHNAERQPSESVCGFSSPIESNASDLTSGLSDGNEGQSERGNQEVGRQAATKQLSRRAKARLRITGVTDMADRVVECQLQTHNSKMVTFKFDLDGDNPEDIASVMIHRDFIVPLEREGFIRRMYDIIRRAESMMLRQQLADSAGSPHLSAPPTLNDSPSMAPTRGLARSPSSLPDPDSSPSKGDFYIAGEATPPLRALRSPSFHTSSASSHQPPVHYPPPDSTLSPVYNTPYPPHGSTTSLHRDHSSSSLLTSSPFFSPTPSLRPHWPAPDQPLFSLANVLSLAMSMAQSYLPPTGTPNQGFPPQNPSPPFPPPMSPSMGPEFFPSGHGSFSASFSSQLFSPPNPPPGSALDSQLGATPSQIHNAPEAQPLSPVQVEVGSAPPPKETVSPPSPTAHLDTVQVTPTRPEGNKTSVLNVGRFQVTPTKGLPTARPQEPRPLHQATPTSHSPPPSSANQSGSSESSDTGLSESESSTVVVSPPVHIQGFHGNPHGQEEKEEEEEKRTRGGRRLSINVGDGSASSQLWSRSALYISSDESESENEEMWAELRELRKRHHMEVQNLQANQKQEIEGLYQRKGKVPPPGIVSPAAMLNHRQRRLSKTGTHPPLRSNSLQRPEVLHPAGIMRKSSFGSQERAARGVTFAPKHSGTMSSHSQRAAAD
- the LOC119220827 gene encoding serine/threonine-protein kinase WNK4-like isoform X2, which translates into the protein MTTSKDNLPANQDIYSDSGEETSVTLSDNNEGLPWQPNEKEERDEEETVAVASSPDGRFLKFNIEIGRGSFKAVYKGLDTETTVEVAWCELQTHRLSKLERQRFTEEVEMLKALQHPNIVRFFDSWKSTLRGHKCTILVTELMTSGTLKTYLRRFRQMKLKLLKRWSFQILKGLQFLHSRCPPILHRDLKCDNVFITGPSASVKIGDLGLATLKKASFAKSVIGTPEFMAPEMYEEKYDEGVDVYAFGMCILEMATSEYPYSECQNAAQIYRKVTNGIKPDSFLKVSVPELKEIIEGCIRTNSSERFTVQDLLDHRFFQEQLGVHVELAEEDKGSKAALKLWLKMDNNKKLHGKYKDNNAIEFLFELYKDIPEEVAQEMVVLGFLCEADYMPVAKAIRHRVTAVKREREKQRRLLEDTLKKEAEESDPSPWQDSSASREDSGISSRTEGDGNTTSDFEMDGGFTYTGVPGKVEAAPPHSVPAPAPLPQETIQHQAPPPIIRPPPKAPPLPVLRFPKSIAVSHNAERQPSESVCGFSSPIESNASDLTSGLSDGNEGQSERGNQEVGRQAATKQLSRRAKARLRITGVTDMADRVVECQLQTHNSKMVTFKFDLDGDNPEDIASVMIHRDFIVPLEREGFIRRMYDIIRRAESMMLRQQLADSAGSPHLSAPPTLNDSPSMAPTRGLARSPSSLPDPDSSPSKGDFYIAGEATPPLRALRSPSFHTSSASSHQPPVHYPPPDSTLSPVYNTPYPPHGSTTSLHRDHSSSSLLTSSPFFSPTPSLRPHWPAPDQPLFSLANVLSLAMSMAQSYLPPTGTPNQGFPPQNPSPPFPPPMSPSMGPEFFPSGHGSFSASFSSQLFSPPNPPPGSALDSQLGATPSQIHNAPEAQPLSPVQVEVGSAPPPKETVSPPSPTAHLDTVQVTPTRPEGNKTSVLNVGRFQVTPTKGLPTARPQEPRPLHQATPTSHSPPPSSANQSGSSESSDTGLSESESSTVVVSPPVHIQGFHGNPHGQEEKEEEEEKRTRGGRRLSINVGDGSASSQLWSRSALYISSDESESENEEMWAELRELRKRHHMEVQNLQANQKQEIEGLYQRKGKVPPPGIVSPAAMLNHRQRRLSKTGTHPPLRSNSLQRPEVLHPAGIMRKSSFGSQERAARGVTFAPKHSGTMSSHSQRAAAD